One stretch of Lysobacterales bacterium DNA includes these proteins:
- a CDS encoding uroporphyrinogen-III C-methyltransferase encodes MNESNPERPTRAGRAALIFALLALVASTLALGALWYGLEAIDRGAQEREAIARKLLLGEEENAHLQRSLADLTRRIDDDAALDRSLRDELLGVSERAALLEQAIKRVSESRMDSVSELRLNQAELLMSAGIERLQIFHDVAAAITALRLADAELARLEDARYAGVRQSLAQEIVALEAAPQQAHAEALVQLAELRARLPQLPLRHGAVAVPATAAASSRFEALLHGLVRVRRVTPREAGLLGPLGAETLRAVIALDLLHAEEALRQMDAPRYRALVTQAGESLATGFDLEAAATRDVRSRLAQLSAYQPTPWPQPGVALQQLVNLRHTQDVAHGVEQ; translated from the coding sequence ATGAACGAGTCGAATCCCGAACGCCCCACACGCGCTGGTCGCGCTGCACTGATCTTCGCGCTGCTGGCGCTGGTGGCGTCCACGCTTGCGTTGGGCGCGCTTTGGTATGGGCTTGAAGCGATCGACCGCGGCGCCCAGGAACGCGAGGCGATCGCCCGCAAACTGCTGCTCGGCGAAGAGGAAAACGCCCACCTGCAGCGAAGTCTGGCCGACCTCACGCGCCGCATCGACGACGACGCCGCGCTCGATCGCAGCCTGCGCGATGAACTGCTCGGTGTGAGCGAGCGCGCGGCCCTGCTCGAACAGGCGATCAAGCGCGTCTCCGAGAGCCGGATGGACAGCGTTTCCGAGTTGCGTCTGAATCAGGCCGAGCTGCTGATGTCGGCCGGCATCGAACGCCTGCAGATTTTCCACGACGTTGCCGCTGCAATCACCGCCCTGCGCCTCGCCGACGCCGAACTGGCGCGGCTTGAAGACGCGCGTTACGCCGGAGTGCGGCAGAGCCTGGCCCAGGAGATCGTCGCGCTCGAAGCGGCGCCACAGCAGGCGCACGCCGAGGCGCTGGTGCAGTTGGCCGAGCTGCGCGCGCGACTGCCGCAGTTGCCGTTGCGCCACGGCGCCGTGGCGGTGCCTGCCACCGCGGCGGCATCGAGCCGCTTCGAGGCTTTGCTGCACGGGCTGGTGCGCGTGCGTCGCGTCACGCCGCGCGAGGCCGGGTTGCTCGGTCCGCTCGGGGCGGAAACGTTGCGCGCGGTGATCGCGCTCGACCTGCTGCACGCCGAGGAGGCACTGCGGCAGATGGATGCGCCACGTTATCGCGCCCTGGTAACCCAGGCCGGCGAGTCACTGGCGACCGGATTCGATCTCGAAGCGGCGGCCACGCGCGATGTGCGTTCGCGGCTCGCCCAGCTCTCGGCCTACCAACCCACGCCGTGGCCGCAGCCTGGCGTCGCGTTGCAGCAGCTGGTCAACCTGCGCCACACCCAGGACGTCGCGCACGGAGTCGAGCAGTGA
- a CDS encoding heme biosynthesis protein HemY — MTLYRLLLLLLVAAVLGALAVYGLRGDTGYVLIQRGDLAIETTLVNAVFLLLAALALLYVAVWLLRWPLRLWQAGARRGARRRFLDGMIALVAGRPSRAGQQLLKATRLPSLKLPALIAAHAAAHARGDRAEEVRLLDLLTEAAETHDLATELRARNELLDGRAGAAIEMLVPLAQASRLSPMGARWLIEALSGRKRAREALAYLPRIRQSRQLPPDDLARFVSRVLVTAIEQTSDAINLHALWADLNRDEKRLPEVAIAYARRAVQLNLIAQAAQEIEATLKHGWAPALVLAYGALPPDAKVAPRLKHAEAWLEAHANDAALLLTLGRLSRQEHHWIKAEDYLRRALAYGAGADAWEELGRCYAEQGDTERTAKALANALAVQHGEAPASLMARHSAEDLLAPLPVAEERDDMGIPRLPRTKT, encoded by the coding sequence GTGACCTTGTACCGGCTGCTGCTGCTGTTGCTGGTTGCGGCGGTGCTGGGTGCCTTGGCGGTGTACGGCTTACGCGGCGACACCGGTTACGTGCTGATCCAGCGCGGTGATCTGGCGATCGAGACGACGCTGGTCAACGCCGTATTCCTGCTGTTGGCAGCGCTGGCACTGCTGTATGTCGCGGTATGGCTGCTGCGCTGGCCGTTGCGGCTGTGGCAGGCCGGCGCGCGGCGCGGGGCGCGGCGGCGATTTCTCGACGGCATGATCGCGCTCGTCGCCGGCCGCCCTAGTCGTGCCGGCCAGCAGTTGCTCAAGGCGACGCGGCTGCCCTCGTTGAAGTTGCCGGCGCTGATCGCCGCGCACGCTGCCGCGCACGCGCGCGGCGATCGGGCCGAGGAAGTACGTCTGCTCGACCTGCTGACGGAAGCGGCGGAAACCCACGACCTGGCCACCGAGCTGCGTGCGCGCAACGAGTTGCTCGACGGCCGCGCCGGTGCCGCGATCGAGATGCTGGTGCCGCTGGCGCAGGCCTCGCGGCTGTCACCGATGGGTGCGCGCTGGCTGATTGAAGCGCTCTCCGGGCGCAAGCGTGCACGCGAAGCGCTGGCCTACCTGCCGCGCATTCGCCAGAGCCGGCAATTGCCGCCGGACGATTTGGCGCGCTTCGTCAGCCGCGTCCTGGTCACGGCGATCGAGCAGACCAGCGACGCGATCAACCTGCACGCGCTGTGGGCGGATCTGAATCGTGACGAGAAGCGCCTGCCCGAAGTTGCCATCGCCTACGCCCGGCGCGCGGTGCAGCTGAACCTGATCGCGCAGGCGGCGCAGGAAATCGAGGCGACGTTGAAGCATGGCTGGGCGCCGGCGCTGGTGCTGGCCTACGGCGCCTTGCCGCCGGACGCCAAGGTGGCGCCACGGCTTAAGCACGCCGAAGCCTGGCTCGAGGCGCACGCCAACGACGCGGCGCTGCTGCTCACGCTCGGGCGCCTCAGTCGCCAGGAGCATCATTGGATCAAGGCCGAGGACTATCTGCGGCGGGCGCTCGCCTACGGCGCCGGCGCCGATGCCTGGGAAGAACTCGGTCGTTGTTATGCCGAACAAGGCGATACCGAGCGCACCGCCAAGGCGCTGGCGAATGCGTTGGCGGTGCAGCATGGCGAGGCCCCGGCTTCGCTGATGGCGCGACACAGCGCCGAAGACCTGCTCGCTCCGCTGCCGGTGGCCGAGGAGCGCGACGACATGGGCATCCCGCGTCTGCCGCGAACGAAGACGTAG
- a CDS encoding VCBS repeat-containing protein: protein MFANRPTLCLALLLAATTAHAQIGAPTLQWAYGGCSVSSCQTGWYSGPAATDIDGDGLVDVVWGSYDVVALNGTDGTLKWRGTNAQRVWPAIAVADFDLGVVGLESAVGRGGNQLTLYSVSGAVLWTRTPFAGGEVRSLAAADIDGNGDLEIVVGRASSGGDLQVSVYEHNGTLRAGWPARRTGEPGYGAGMYNENLAIADLDGDGQAEIFAPTDTHYITALHPNGNQLTASTVYGLSGGQPKTWAQVGVHVDHAADLAGYANCGLQHRPNFANAAPAIADLDGNGSLELVVPGDVYNCAIGDPDGDLYYLPWILRRDRTRWAAGAFDWSAIPAPGASGGPTIQGDYATIEDAVVNAVLADLDGDGQREILFASYDGLLHAWWLDKTEKHAWPYTVPGSGYRFAAEPAVVDLDDDGNAEVIFSTWPQKGAAAVGKLIVLDSHGALLHSVDLPAPRGGTWNGGLAAPTVAQIDSDPEFEVVLGTSHSGVVVYQIPGSANARVLWGTARGGLLRNGLAPPNPPSSSSIFGDGFE from the coding sequence ATGTTTGCGAACCGACCGACGCTGTGTCTCGCGCTGCTGCTGGCGGCCACTACTGCGCACGCCCAGATCGGCGCGCCGACGCTGCAGTGGGCCTATGGCGGCTGCTCGGTGTCGAGCTGCCAGACCGGTTGGTACAGCGGCCCCGCGGCTACCGATATCGACGGCGACGGGCTGGTCGACGTCGTCTGGGGCAGCTACGACGTGGTCGCGCTGAACGGCACCGACGGCACGCTGAAATGGCGCGGCACGAATGCGCAGCGGGTATGGCCGGCGATCGCCGTCGCCGACTTCGATCTCGGTGTCGTCGGGCTCGAAAGTGCAGTCGGTCGTGGCGGCAACCAGCTGACGCTGTACAGCGTGAGCGGCGCGGTGCTTTGGACGCGCACGCCGTTTGCAGGCGGTGAGGTGCGCAGCCTGGCCGCGGCCGACATCGATGGCAACGGCGATCTCGAGATCGTCGTCGGCCGCGCCTCCAGCGGCGGCGATCTGCAGGTCAGCGTCTACGAGCACAACGGCACGCTGCGCGCAGGCTGGCCGGCGCGGCGCACCGGCGAACCTGGTTACGGCGCCGGCATGTACAACGAGAACCTCGCCATTGCCGATCTCGATGGCGACGGCCAGGCCGAGATCTTCGCGCCCACCGACACCCACTACATCACCGCGTTGCACCCGAACGGCAACCAGCTGACTGCGAGCACGGTGTACGGGTTGAGCGGCGGACAGCCGAAGACCTGGGCGCAGGTCGGCGTGCACGTTGATCATGCGGCAGATCTCGCTGGCTACGCCAATTGCGGCTTGCAGCATCGCCCCAACTTCGCGAACGCGGCGCCGGCCATCGCCGACCTCGACGGAAACGGCAGCCTCGAGCTGGTGGTGCCGGGCGACGTGTACAACTGCGCCATCGGCGATCCCGACGGTGATCTGTATTACCTGCCCTGGATCCTGCGTCGCGACCGCACCCGCTGGGCGGCCGGGGCATTCGACTGGTCCGCGATCCCGGCCCCGGGTGCGAGCGGCGGACCGACCATCCAGGGCGACTACGCGACCATCGAGGACGCGGTGGTCAACGCCGTGCTCGCCGATCTCGATGGCGATGGCCAGCGCGAGATTTTGTTCGCGAGTTACGACGGCTTGCTGCACGCGTGGTGGCTGGACAAGACCGAGAAGCACGCCTGGCCCTACACCGTGCCGGGCAGCGGCTACCGCTTCGCCGCCGAGCCCGCGGTGGTCGATCTCGACGACGACGGCAACGCCGAGGTGATCTTCAGCACCTGGCCGCAGAAGGGCGCCGCCGCCGTCGGCAAGTTGATCGTGCTCGACTCGCATGGCGCCTTGCTGCACAGCGTCGATCTGCCGGCGCCCCGTGGCGGCACTTGGAACGGCGGACTGGCGGCGCCCACCGTGGCGCAGATCGATTCCGATCCGGAGTTCGAGGTAGTGCTCGGTACCAGCCATTCCGGCGTCGTCGTCTACCAGATTCCCGGCAGCGCCAACGCGCGCGTGTTGTGGGGCACCGCCCGCGGCGGACTGTTGCGTAACGGGCTGGCGCCACCCAATCCGCCGTCATCGAGTTCAATCTTCGGCGACGGTTTCGAGTAG
- a CDS encoding CDP-6-deoxy-delta-3,4-glucoseen reductase, with translation MAEVDLANSADLPPPLDSASPIVQRGWVWQVKLHITILPSGHQFDVGDDESVLAAARRAGYALPYSCLSGLCGSCRARVIAGECRHGEEARALSADERARGDVLLCQAHPSTDLTIAVREVPSVADLPRRMLSLKIVAKDLLAPDVLRVRLKPPKGEPFRWLAGQYLDVLLSEGKRRAFSIANAPEDAGLIELHVRRVPGGGFTQQLFEAYPIGSLLRVEGPLGTFVPREDSERAMIFMAGGTGFAPVKAIIEHFLHLGSARPMHLYWGARQEADLYLPGLPALWSARHSAFAYTAVLSEPDAGEAARFRHGAVHEVVLADFPQLVDFDVYMSGPPPMIEAARRAFNAAGLPEDRLYYDSFEYAPEVIAAILSARAGLRVA, from the coding sequence ATGGCGGAAGTCGACCTGGCGAACTCGGCTGATCTCCCTCCGCCGCTAGACTCGGCAAGTCCAATCGTTCAGCGCGGATGGGTCTGGCAAGTGAAACTCCACATCACCATCCTGCCGAGCGGGCACCAGTTCGATGTCGGCGACGACGAGTCGGTGCTGGCGGCAGCGCGGCGTGCCGGGTATGCGCTGCCGTATTCCTGCCTGAGCGGCCTGTGCGGCAGTTGCCGCGCGCGGGTGATTGCGGGCGAGTGCCGGCACGGCGAGGAGGCACGTGCGTTGAGCGCGGACGAGCGGGCACGCGGCGATGTGTTGTTGTGCCAGGCGCATCCGTCGACCGACCTGACCATCGCCGTGCGCGAAGTGCCGAGCGTGGCCGACCTGCCGCGACGCATGCTGAGTCTGAAAATCGTTGCCAAGGACCTGCTCGCGCCCGACGTGCTGCGCGTGCGCCTGAAGCCGCCGAAGGGCGAGCCGTTCCGCTGGCTGGCCGGGCAGTATCTCGATGTGCTGCTGTCCGAAGGCAAGCGCCGCGCGTTCTCGATCGCGAATGCGCCCGAGGACGCCGGCCTGATCGAACTGCATGTGCGCAGGGTGCCCGGTGGCGGTTTCACCCAGCAGTTGTTCGAGGCCTATCCGATCGGCAGCCTGCTGCGTGTGGAAGGACCACTCGGCACGTTCGTGCCGCGCGAGGACTCCGAGCGCGCGATGATCTTCATGGCCGGCGGCACCGGCTTTGCACCGGTGAAGGCGATCATCGAACATTTCCTGCATCTCGGCAGCGCGCGCCCGATGCACCTGTACTGGGGCGCACGCCAGGAGGCCGACCTGTACCTGCCGGGGCTGCCGGCGCTGTGGTCGGCACGCCATTCCGCTTTCGCCTACACCGCGGTGCTGTCCGAGCCCGACGCCGGGGAAGCTGCGCGCTTCCGCCACGGCGCGGTGCATGAGGTCGTGCTCGCCGACTTCCCGCAACTGGTCGACTTCGACGTGTACATGAGCGGCCCGCCGCCGATGATCGAAGCTGCTCGACGCGCGTTCAATGCCGCCGGGCTGCCCGAGGACCGGCTGTATTACGACTCGTTCGAGTACGCGCCGGAAGTCATTGCGGCGATCCTGTCGGCACGGGCCGGGCTACGCGTGGCTTGA
- a CDS encoding penicillin-insensitive murein endopeptidase, whose product MVIVLSPLFVLFAILHPRSPGTESICFGTPAGGRIENAASLPHHGDNFSSYSTLGWLLGRQHVHRRVHATLIDATKTLETSQPGLRTVFGETGWPWGGRFRPHRTHRNGTSVDIMVPVRRDDQSVPFPSASWNGFGYAVEFDRQGSHGDYRIDYDAMVAQLLALSRAARRNGIGIDVVIFDNILQQQLWQARDGRKLQQAMRFSRTPAWIRHDEHYHINFRVPCG is encoded by the coding sequence GTGGTGATTGTCCTGTCGCCGTTGTTCGTGTTGTTCGCCATCCTGCATCCGCGCAGCCCAGGCACCGAGAGCATCTGCTTCGGTACGCCGGCCGGGGGTCGCATCGAGAATGCGGCCAGCCTGCCGCATCACGGCGACAACTTCTCCAGCTACAGCACGCTCGGCTGGCTGCTCGGGCGCCAGCATGTGCACAGACGCGTCCATGCCACATTGATCGACGCGACGAAGACACTGGAGACATCGCAGCCTGGCTTGCGCACCGTTTTTGGCGAAACCGGCTGGCCCTGGGGAGGGCGCTTTCGACCGCATCGCACCCACCGCAACGGCACCTCGGTCGACATCATGGTGCCGGTTCGTCGCGACGACCAATCGGTGCCGTTTCCGTCCGCGTCGTGGAACGGGTTTGGATATGCCGTCGAATTCGACCGCCAGGGCAGCCATGGCGACTACCGCATCGACTACGACGCGATGGTCGCTCAGCTGCTCGCCCTGAGCCGCGCCGCCCGACGCAATGGCATCGGCATCGACGTCGTGATCTTCGACAACATCCTGCAGCAGCAACTCTGGCAGGCGCGTGACGGGCGCAAGCTGCAGCAGGCGATGCGCTTCTCGCGCACGCCGGCGTGGATCCGTCACGACGAGCACTACCACATCAACTTCCGCGTGCCTTGCGGGTGA
- the hrpB gene encoding ATP-dependent helicase HrpB, with protein MASLELPITPLLPEIVASLAAHPRLVLEAPPGAGKTTQVPLALLAAPWCTGKVLMLEPRRIAARAAAGFMAESLGEAVGATVGYRIRFESKVSAATRVEVVTEGILTRMLQDDPMLEGISAILFDEFHERHLHSDLGLALCVDVQAGLREDLRLLVMSATLDGEKLARFLDCPRLTSAGRSYPVTVTHFPARPQEALSFQLKRAVQQALAQHAGDLLCFLPGKFELEQCARVLAEVDAEVLLLHGELSVEEQARVLRPGDRRRVVLATNVAESSVTLPGVRVVIDSGLAREPRLDAGSGMSRLDTVNIAQSSATQRAGRAGRVAEGWCYRLWPESQRLEPGTRPEIARTELAAFVLELKQWGTDALRLLDPPPPAAQAAAIALLQALDALDGDARITAHGKRLLAFGTHPRIANLLVRARGDERALACDVAALLDGRDPLRFDARRSEDLRDRVHAVHDFRSGRRIEAADRGTLALIDQTAKQWRRRLQLDREASAQMRSHHHLGDLLALAYPDRIAKMDAAQLRRYQLSNGRGARLHDNALLFGEPWLVVSELRFEDRDSLIQRAAPLDPDTLDQLYASHFHSRRALGFNRDKRAVEASEERCFADLVLERRTVPAPRDAATAAMLVDGLRQLGLAVLPWSEGLREWQARVEFLRAACPELGLPDCSDAGLLATLDNWLAPYLAGRWRLSDFDSDTLGEALRSRLDYAQRKLLDEHAPRELTVPSGMTRKLDYQGDAPVLAVKLQELFGLADTPRIAKDKVPVVLHLLSPARNPIQVTRDLKGFWERTYPEVKKELKGRYPKHPWPDDPWTATPTHRAKPRAH; from the coding sequence ATGGCCTCGCTCGAACTCCCGATCACCCCGCTGCTGCCCGAGATCGTCGCGTCACTCGCGGCGCATCCGCGCCTGGTGCTGGAAGCGCCACCCGGCGCCGGCAAGACCACCCAGGTGCCGCTTGCCCTGCTCGCTGCGCCGTGGTGCACGGGCAAGGTGCTGATGCTGGAACCGCGGCGCATCGCCGCGCGTGCGGCGGCGGGCTTCATGGCCGAGTCGCTCGGCGAGGCGGTCGGCGCCACCGTCGGTTATCGCATCCGTTTTGAATCGAAGGTTTCCGCAGCGACTCGGGTCGAAGTGGTCACCGAAGGGATTCTGACGCGCATGCTCCAGGACGATCCGATGCTCGAAGGCATCAGCGCGATCCTGTTCGATGAATTCCACGAGCGCCATCTGCACAGCGACCTGGGCCTCGCGCTCTGCGTCGACGTGCAGGCCGGCCTGCGCGAGGATCTGCGCCTGCTGGTGATGTCGGCCACGCTCGATGGCGAAAAGCTGGCGCGCTTCCTCGACTGCCCGCGCCTGACCAGTGCCGGCCGCAGTTATCCGGTGACGGTTACGCATTTCCCGGCACGGCCGCAGGAAGCGTTGTCGTTCCAGCTCAAGCGCGCGGTGCAGCAGGCCTTGGCGCAACATGCCGGCGATTTGCTGTGTTTCCTGCCCGGCAAGTTCGAACTCGAGCAGTGTGCACGCGTGCTCGCCGAGGTCGACGCCGAGGTGCTGCTGTTGCACGGCGAATTGTCGGTCGAGGAACAGGCACGCGTATTGCGCCCCGGCGATCGTCGCCGCGTCGTGCTCGCGACCAATGTCGCCGAGTCGAGCGTGACCCTGCCCGGTGTGCGCGTGGTCATCGACTCCGGGCTCGCGCGCGAGCCGCGTCTGGATGCCGGTAGCGGCATGAGTCGGCTCGACACGGTGAACATCGCGCAGTCGTCCGCGACCCAGCGCGCCGGCCGCGCCGGACGTGTCGCCGAAGGCTGGTGCTATCGACTTTGGCCGGAAAGCCAGCGCCTGGAACCGGGCACGCGGCCGGAGATTGCACGCACCGAACTCGCCGCGTTCGTGCTCGAACTCAAGCAGTGGGGCACGGACGCGCTGCGTCTGCTCGACCCGCCGCCGCCAGCGGCGCAGGCCGCGGCGATCGCCTTGCTGCAGGCGCTCGATGCGCTCGATGGCGACGCGCGCATCACCGCGCATGGCAAGAGGCTGCTCGCGTTCGGCACCCATCCGCGTATCGCCAACCTGCTGGTGCGTGCGCGCGGCGACGAGCGCGCACTCGCCTGCGATGTCGCCGCCCTGCTCGATGGCCGCGACCCGCTGCGCTTTGATGCGCGACGTTCGGAGGACCTGCGGGATCGCGTGCATGCCGTGCATGACTTTCGCAGCGGTCGCCGCATCGAAGCTGCCGATCGCGGCACGCTGGCGTTGATCGACCAGACCGCGAAGCAATGGCGACGACGCCTGCAGCTCGATCGCGAGGCATCGGCACAGATGCGCTCGCATCATCACCTGGGTGACCTGCTCGCGCTCGCCTATCCGGACCGCATCGCGAAGATGGATGCGGCGCAGCTGCGGCGCTACCAGCTGTCGAACGGCCGCGGCGCGCGCCTGCACGACAACGCGCTGCTGTTCGGCGAACCCTGGCTGGTCGTGTCCGAGCTGCGCTTCGAGGACCGCGATAGTCTGATCCAGCGCGCGGCGCCGCTCGATCCCGACACTCTGGATCAGCTGTATGCCTCGCATTTCCACAGCCGGCGCGCGCTCGGCTTCAACCGCGACAAGCGCGCGGTCGAGGCCAGCGAGGAGCGCTGCTTCGCCGATCTCGTGCTCGAACGCCGCACGGTCCCGGCGCCGCGCGACGCCGCAACCGCGGCGATGCTGGTCGATGGCCTGCGCCAGCTCGGGCTCGCGGTATTGCCATGGAGCGAAGGCCTGCGCGAGTGGCAGGCGCGCGTTGAGTTCCTGCGCGCGGCTTGCCCGGAGCTCGGCCTGCCCGACTGCAGTGACGCCGGTCTGCTCGCCACACTCGACAACTGGCTGGCGCCCTACCTCGCAGGCCGTTGGCGCCTGTCCGATTTCGACAGCGACACGCTCGGAGAAGCGCTGCGCTCTCGCCTCGACTACGCACAACGCAAACTGCTCGACGAACACGCGCCGCGCGAGCTGACGGTGCCGAGCGGGATGACGCGCAAGCTCGACTACCAGGGCGACGCACCGGTGCTCGCAGTCAAACTGCAGGAACTGTTCGGTCTCGCCGACACGCCGCGCATCGCCAAGGACAAAGTCCCGGTCGTGCTGCACCTGCTGTCGCCCGCGCGCAATCCGATCCAGGTCACGCGCGACCTGAAAGGCTTCTGGGAACGCACGTATCCCGAGGTCAAGAAGGAACTCAAGGGCCGCTACCCCAAACACCCCTGGCCCGACGATCCCTGGACTGCGACGCCGACGCACCGCGCCAAGCCGCGCGCCCATTGA
- a CDS encoding TatD family hydrolase, protein MHLIDIGANLTHESFQHDLPAVLERARAAGVERILVTGASRSGSVEAQQLAAEHSGFLYATAGLHPHHAHEYDADLDALLRDLLAHDEVVAVGETGLDYHRDFSPRDAQRFAFEQQLAIAIEVQKPLFLHQRDAHADFIAILDSVRERLPPVVVHCFTGERQELIDCLDHGFHIGITGWICDERRGQHLRELVRLIPADRLMIETDAPYLLPRTLKPKPSHRRNEPAFLAHICEEIARDRNEAPAITAANSTATAKRFFCLPE, encoded by the coding sequence ATGCACCTGATCGACATCGGCGCCAACCTCACCCACGAGAGCTTCCAGCATGACCTGCCGGCCGTGCTCGAACGCGCGCGCGCGGCCGGCGTCGAACGCATCCTGGTCACCGGCGCCTCGCGCAGCGGCAGCGTCGAGGCCCAGCAGCTGGCCGCCGAACACTCGGGCTTCCTGTATGCGACCGCGGGCCTGCATCCGCACCATGCGCACGAATACGACGCCGATCTCGACGCCCTGTTGCGCGACCTGCTCGCGCACGACGAAGTAGTTGCGGTGGGTGAAACCGGGCTCGACTACCACCGCGACTTCTCGCCGCGCGACGCGCAGCGCTTCGCCTTCGAACAGCAGCTCGCCATCGCCATCGAGGTGCAGAAGCCGCTGTTCCTTCACCAGCGCGACGCGCACGCCGACTTCATCGCCATCCTGGACTCGGTGCGCGAGCGCCTGCCGCCGGTGGTCGTGCACTGCTTCACCGGCGAACGACAGGAGTTGATCGACTGCCTCGATCACGGCTTCCACATCGGCATCACCGGCTGGATCTGCGACGAACGCCGCGGCCAGCATCTGCGCGAACTGGTGCGTCTGATCCCCGCCGATCGCCTGATGATCGAGACCGACGCGCCCTACCTGCTGCCGCGCACGCTCAAGCCCAAGCCCAGCCACCGCCGCAACGAACCCGCGTTCCTCGCACACATCTGCGAAGAAATCGCGCGCGATCGCAACGAAGCGCCCGCCATCACCGCCGCGAACAGCACGGCGACGGCGAAACGCTTTTTCTGCTTGCCGGAGTGA
- a CDS encoding DUF2167 domain-containing protein, giving the protein MFKTFSSAALAALLAFACAAATAQEQEADPAEIARQFNASLHYQSGDVAVAGAHATLHLDGGFRYLAPADTRRVLEELWGNPPDADVLGMLVPGGIEITDDDSWAVVLSYSDDGFVSDEEAAKIDYSEMLKTMQEETAAANDEREQAGYGRVELVGWASPPRYDAEQKKLHWAKELSFSGADAHTVNYDIRALGRGGYLSMNAVGGMGDLANIQQGMQRVLHMVEFDSGHRYADFNEGTDKVAGYGLAALVAGAAASKMGLFAKLGVLLLSLKKFAVLLLVGAAALLKKLFGKKDQQTG; this is encoded by the coding sequence ATGTTCAAGACCTTTTCGTCCGCGGCGCTCGCCGCGTTGCTGGCATTCGCCTGCGCAGCCGCCACAGCGCAGGAACAAGAGGCCGACCCGGCCGAAATCGCGCGCCAATTCAATGCCTCGCTGCACTACCAGAGTGGCGACGTGGCGGTGGCCGGCGCCCACGCCACCCTGCACCTCGATGGCGGTTTCCGCTATCTCGCACCCGCCGACACGCGTCGAGTGCTGGAAGAACTGTGGGGCAACCCGCCGGATGCGGACGTGCTCGGCATGCTGGTCCCGGGCGGCATCGAGATCACCGACGACGACAGCTGGGCGGTGGTGTTGTCGTACTCCGATGATGGCTTCGTTTCCGACGAGGAGGCCGCAAAGATCGACTACAGCGAAATGTTGAAGACGATGCAGGAGGAGACGGCAGCGGCCAACGACGAGCGCGAACAGGCCGGCTACGGTCGCGTCGAACTGGTCGGCTGGGCCAGCCCGCCGCGCTACGACGCCGAGCAGAAGAAGCTGCACTGGGCCAAGGAACTGAGTTTCTCCGGCGCCGATGCGCACACCGTGAACTACGACATCCGCGCACTCGGCCGCGGCGGTTACCTGAGCATGAACGCGGTCGGCGGCATGGGCGACCTGGCGAACATCCAGCAGGGCATGCAGCGGGTGCTGCACATGGTCGAGTTCGACAGCGGCCACCGCTATGCCGACTTCAACGAAGGCACCGACAAGGTCGCCGGCTACGGCCTGGCGGCACTGGTCGCGGGCGCTGCGGCAAGCAAGATGGGCCTGTTCGCCAAGCTCGGCGTGCTGCTGCTCAGCCTGAAGAAGTTCGCGGTCCTGCTCCTCGTCGGAGCCGCGGCGCTGCTGAAGAAGCTGTTTGGCAAGAAGGACCAGCAAACGGGCTGA
- a CDS encoding ABC transporter permease, whose protein sequence is MNASGNWEALKTIVFREVHRILRIWGQTLVPPAITMTLYFAIFGKLIGSRIGEMGGMRYIDFIVPGLIMMAVIQNSYGNIVSSFFGAKFQRFIEELLVSPTPNWVILLGYTLGAVARGLMVGAIVLVVAMCFTRIQVQHPLVTLATLLLTSVMFAFAGFINAIYAKKFDDIAIVPTFILTPLTYLGGVFYSVALLPPLWQRASELNPILYTVNAFRYGLLGVSDVPLATAFAVMLGFTLVLGVISMHLLVRGKGLRA, encoded by the coding sequence ATGAACGCCAGCGGCAATTGGGAGGCGCTGAAGACCATCGTGTTCCGCGAGGTGCATCGGATCCTGCGCATCTGGGGCCAGACGCTGGTGCCGCCGGCGATCACGATGACGCTGTACTTCGCCATCTTCGGCAAGCTGATCGGTTCGCGCATCGGCGAGATGGGCGGCATGCGCTACATCGACTTCATCGTGCCCGGCCTGATCATGATGGCGGTGATCCAGAACAGCTACGGCAACATCGTCTCCAGCTTCTTCGGCGCCAAGTTCCAGCGCTTCATCGAGGAGCTGCTGGTCAGCCCGACCCCGAACTGGGTGATCCTGCTCGGCTACACGCTGGGTGCGGTGGCGCGCGGGCTGATGGTCGGGGCGATCGTGCTGGTGGTGGCGATGTGCTTCACCCGCATCCAGGTGCAGCATCCGCTGGTGACGCTGGCCACGCTGTTGCTGACCTCGGTGATGTTCGCCTTCGCCGGCTTCATCAACGCCATCTACGCGAAGAAGTTCGACGACATCGCAATCGTGCCGACCTTCATCCTGACCCCGCTCACCTATCTCGGCGGCGTGTTCTACAGCGTCGCGCTGCTGCCGCCGCTCTGGCAACGCGCTTCCGAGCTGAACCCGATCCTGTACACGGTGAACGCCTTCCGCTACGGATTGCTCGGCGTATCCGACGTGCCACTCGCCACCGCGTTCGCGGTGATGCTCGGCTTCACCCTGGTGCTCGGCGTGATCTCGATGCACCTGCTGGTGCGCGGCAAGGGTTTACGCGCCTGA